A single Streptomyces sp. Edi2 DNA region contains:
- a CDS encoding acylphosphatase: MIRRRVVVSGDVQGVFFRDTCRRLADEHGVAGWVRNLSDGTVEAVFEGEPEHVRKLVDWAHEGPPMATVNTVSVHEEEPQGLTGFEIRPTPGGFQEG; encoded by the coding sequence GACGTGCAGGGGGTGTTCTTCCGCGACACCTGCCGGCGCCTGGCCGACGAGCACGGAGTGGCCGGCTGGGTACGCAACCTGTCCGACGGGACGGTGGAGGCCGTGTTCGAGGGGGAGCCCGAGCACGTACGGAAACTGGTGGACTGGGCACACGAGGGTCCCCCCATGGCGACCGTCAACACCGTGTCCGTCCATGAGGAAGAGCCGCAGGGACTCACAGGCTTCGAGATCCGGCCGACGCCTGGCGGATTCCAGGAAGGGTGA
- a CDS encoding lanthionine synthetase C family protein encodes MTGTTPVTGTAPEELCDAASAVAHRVADLLSTPEQVAGAARDAFAALPPELPQSGWQPASLLTGHPGIALLHTRCARNDARYAALGHSHLAAAVAAARDAGQAAVGDLLLPARLHANAHGGYTRLLARCVEVHAAYVRARVTHLVARRQEHGPGLAYGDYDAIAGLAGEGRSLLLAADHGDERCVPALGDVLQFLVGISHPVRLADPGRYGHSGRPDRPDRPAEEDGIQVPGWWCAPDRYLVPRDREEFPGGDFNVGVAHGICGPLALLSLAHRSGHRVPGMPDAIRRMADWVQSIGYTDGHGMQWPGRVAFPGRPGELAHRRVSPRAGTRSRPGWCYGTSGIAWSLHLAGQALGDHRLTALAEEAIGALAPRTHDGPASGGSASDRPASDDPGLCHGRAGVLHTTVRMATATGRPALWTAADALARELIAAFDERTPFGYTQVLPLAPPPSPSLRTAPHRIHHPGLLDGATGIALVLADYADARRGTAPTERDGWDAALLMG; translated from the coding sequence ATGACCGGGACCACACCCGTGACCGGGACCGCACCCGAGGAACTGTGCGACGCGGCGTCGGCCGTCGCCCACCGCGTCGCCGACCTGCTGAGCACACCGGAACAGGTGGCCGGCGCCGCCCGTGACGCCTTCGCCGCGCTGCCGCCCGAGCTGCCGCAGTCCGGCTGGCAGCCGGCCTCGTTGCTGACCGGACACCCCGGCATCGCGCTGCTGCACACCCGGTGCGCCCGCAACGACGCCCGGTACGCGGCCCTCGGGCACTCCCATCTCGCGGCGGCCGTGGCGGCGGCCCGCGACGCCGGGCAGGCCGCGGTCGGCGACCTGCTGCTGCCCGCGCGGCTGCACGCGAACGCACACGGCGGATACACCCGGCTGCTGGCACGCTGCGTCGAGGTCCATGCCGCCTACGTCCGGGCCCGCGTCACCCACCTCGTCGCACGACGGCAAGAACACGGGCCCGGGCTGGCGTACGGCGACTACGATGCGATCGCGGGCCTGGCGGGAGAGGGGCGCAGCCTCCTGCTGGCGGCCGACCACGGCGACGAACGGTGCGTACCCGCCCTCGGCGACGTCCTGCAGTTTCTCGTCGGCATCAGCCACCCCGTCCGCCTCGCCGACCCCGGCCGCTACGGCCACTCCGGCCGCCCCGATCGCCCCGATCGCCCCGCGGAAGAAGACGGCATCCAGGTGCCCGGATGGTGGTGCGCACCCGACCGGTACCTCGTCCCGCGCGACCGCGAGGAGTTCCCGGGAGGTGACTTCAACGTCGGTGTCGCCCACGGGATCTGCGGCCCGCTCGCCCTGCTGTCACTGGCCCACCGCTCCGGGCACCGGGTACCGGGGATGCCGGACGCCATCCGGCGGATGGCCGACTGGGTGCAGAGCATCGGGTACACCGACGGCCACGGCATGCAATGGCCCGGCCGGGTCGCCTTCCCGGGCCGCCCCGGAGAGCTTGCCCACCGCCGAGTCTCCCCGCGGGCGGGGACACGCAGCCGACCGGGCTGGTGCTACGGGACCTCCGGTATCGCCTGGAGCCTCCACCTGGCCGGTCAGGCGCTCGGCGACCACCGGCTGACAGCACTGGCCGAGGAGGCGATCGGCGCCCTCGCACCTCGCACCCACGACGGGCCGGCGTCCGGTGGGTCAGCGTCCGACAGACCCGCGTCCGACGACCCGGGCCTCTGCCACGGCCGTGCGGGCGTCCTCCACACCACCGTCCGCATGGCCACCGCCACCGGACGCCCCGCATTGTGGACGGCCGCGGACGCCCTCGCCCGGGAGCTCATCGCGGCATTCGACGAGCGAACTCCCTTCGGTTACACCCAAGTTCTGCCGCTCGCACCCCCGCCGTCACCCTCTTTGCGGACCGCCCCGCACCGCATCCACCACCCCGGATTGCTGGACGGCGCCACCGGAATCGCCCTCGTACTGGCCGACTACGCCGACGCCCGCCGGGGAACCGCACCGACCGAGCGTGACGGCTGGGACGCGGCGCTGCTGATGGGGTGA
- a CDS encoding lantibiotic dehydratase: MGGKSDVDFTCGEVALVRAAALPLPPDDTPARPPRPSAGEVDEEGWLRRQVTRLAADPRLMEAVTLASASLAAEVDRAVTGERLRLKSLRRIAVSLAKYHSRMSHRPTPFGFFAGVGAAGFGAAPAREPLVGGRSATRPDADWLDGVLATLLDVPAAWQRSRLTANNLHTVRDGRLVLVDHHDRTGTRQWTGSVRHTRVVRHLLAAAARPTPFPALVEEGKREFPQAPEGAVENSIAQLVRGHFLLSELTPPPDCTTPLDHICDLLHGVDHPTVRQLHAIRAELCSLDAAPPESRHARLTAARARMQALQPATDVLQADLALDVRLTLPHEVAREAERAATVLWRTSPVHRGNPHLRDYHLAFLERYGTDRPVPVLELLDETRGLGLRREDRQHGAPSPAAPGADALARDRVLGELLMDAARRGSGEVDLDEEAVRALEPAERGPAPPSMEVGAELVAPGWEALCGGDFDLVLSPHAVSPLAGAVFSRFAPVLDERSAGRIRELARHTERTAPQDEIPACVAYRPRVARSGNVSAVPQWLSHRLPLGVGPAVAGTADDLRLENLAVYADADRLRLVDTSTGRRVRPLSYSMLRPSSGHLPYVARFLLELGQEGQAFCAPWSWGSWASAPALPRVRHGRTVLCPARWLPDRALRAAAGGGDEEWERQVGRWRQRWDVPRQVLLTKADHRVAADLGDPLHLMAFRDEVRRSPGLTVVEQFAGAAGRQWLRGPEGSHAAEFFFPVFARPTDRDSSRSPDTRRPLPAPVPVPPLTRDTDSGRGTRAQLPGGAWLYAKIYLPRARQTEVLARHLAPLTDPGLLSRAGADLWFFLRYEDPAPHIRLRFHGKPESLWPVLLPELHSWAQARTEAGLLAKVVLDTYEPETERYGGPAALGHAERFFHADSESAVTLLAMSPDQLGNPTLPAALGILDILTHLGSPDQALGWLSTPSVLAHRKDVPRARKQALAALLDPHGRPGPPAAADGWGVGWRTRGPALAGLRDVLLSGEGDGDGDRTGRIALSLTHLHCNRLFGPRPEQELSAHATAREALALWLGRKRNNR, from the coding sequence ATGGGCGGCAAGAGCGACGTCGATTTCACGTGCGGGGAGGTGGCTCTGGTACGGGCCGCGGCACTCCCCCTGCCCCCCGATGACACACCTGCCCGGCCGCCGCGGCCGTCCGCCGGGGAAGTGGACGAAGAGGGCTGGCTGCGCCGTCAGGTGACCCGGCTCGCCGCCGATCCACGGCTCATGGAAGCGGTGACCCTCGCCAGCGCAAGCCTCGCGGCGGAGGTGGACCGAGCCGTCACGGGAGAGCGGCTGAGGCTCAAATCGCTGCGCCGTATCGCGGTGTCACTGGCGAAGTACCACTCGCGGATGTCCCACCGCCCCACCCCGTTCGGCTTCTTCGCGGGGGTCGGTGCCGCCGGGTTCGGAGCTGCCCCCGCGCGGGAGCCGTTGGTCGGCGGGCGCAGTGCGACCCGGCCCGACGCGGACTGGCTGGACGGCGTGCTGGCGACGCTGCTCGATGTCCCGGCCGCATGGCAGCGTTCACGGCTCACCGCCAACAACCTGCACACCGTACGGGACGGCCGGCTGGTCCTGGTCGACCATCATGACCGCACCGGGACACGGCAATGGACCGGCTCGGTACGCCACACCCGGGTGGTCCGTCACCTCCTGGCGGCCGCGGCCCGGCCCACGCCATTCCCCGCACTGGTGGAGGAGGGAAAGCGGGAGTTCCCTCAGGCACCCGAGGGCGCGGTCGAAAACAGCATCGCGCAGCTCGTCCGCGGTCACTTCCTGCTCAGCGAGCTGACCCCGCCGCCCGACTGCACCACCCCGCTCGACCACATCTGCGACCTGCTGCACGGCGTCGATCACCCGACGGTTCGTCAACTGCACGCCATCAGAGCAGAATTGTGTTCCCTGGACGCCGCGCCACCGGAGTCCCGGCATGCCCGGCTGACCGCGGCCCGTGCGCGGATGCAGGCCCTGCAGCCGGCCACGGACGTCCTCCAGGCGGATCTGGCGCTGGACGTACGGCTGACCCTGCCGCACGAAGTGGCCCGGGAAGCGGAGCGCGCCGCGACGGTGCTGTGGCGGACCTCCCCCGTCCACCGCGGCAACCCGCACCTCCGCGACTACCATCTGGCCTTTCTGGAGCGGTACGGCACCGACCGGCCCGTCCCGGTGCTGGAACTGCTCGACGAGACCCGGGGGCTCGGACTTCGTCGCGAGGACCGGCAGCACGGTGCCCCGTCGCCCGCCGCGCCCGGCGCCGACGCCCTCGCGCGCGACCGCGTGCTCGGCGAGCTGCTGATGGACGCCGCCCGCCGCGGCAGCGGGGAGGTGGACCTCGACGAGGAGGCCGTACGCGCCCTGGAACCGGCGGAGCGCGGGCCGGCCCCGCCGAGCATGGAGGTGGGAGCCGAGCTGGTGGCACCGGGCTGGGAGGCCCTGTGCGGCGGGGATTTCGATCTGGTGCTCAGCCCTCATGCGGTGTCACCGCTGGCCGGGGCGGTGTTCAGCCGGTTCGCGCCGGTGCTCGACGAGCGGTCGGCCGGCCGGATCCGGGAGCTGGCCCGGCACACCGAACGGACCGCACCGCAGGACGAGATCCCGGCGTGTGTCGCCTACCGGCCCAGGGTGGCGCGTTCCGGCAATGTGTCCGCCGTCCCGCAGTGGCTGTCCCATCGCCTCCCCCTGGGCGTCGGCCCCGCCGTGGCGGGGACCGCAGACGATCTGCGCCTGGAGAACCTGGCGGTGTACGCGGACGCGGACCGCCTCCGGCTCGTCGACACCTCGACCGGCCGAAGGGTGCGGCCGCTGTCGTACTCGATGCTCCGTCCCAGCAGCGGCCATCTTCCGTACGTGGCCAGGTTCCTGCTCGAACTCGGGCAGGAGGGGCAGGCCTTCTGCGCTCCGTGGAGCTGGGGCAGCTGGGCCTCGGCCCCCGCACTGCCCCGGGTGCGCCACGGCCGGACCGTGCTCTGCCCGGCGCGCTGGCTGCCGGACCGGGCGCTGCGCGCCGCGGCCGGGGGCGGGGACGAGGAGTGGGAGCGGCAGGTCGGGCGCTGGCGGCAGCGGTGGGACGTGCCGCGGCAGGTGCTGCTCACCAAGGCGGACCACCGCGTCGCGGCCGACCTCGGCGACCCGCTGCACCTCATGGCCTTCCGCGACGAGGTGCGGCGCTCCCCCGGCCTGACGGTGGTGGAGCAGTTCGCAGGCGCAGCCGGGAGGCAGTGGCTCCGGGGGCCGGAGGGCTCCCATGCCGCGGAGTTCTTCTTTCCCGTCTTCGCCCGGCCTACCGACCGCGACTCCTCCCGCTCCCCCGACACCCGGAGGCCCCTCCCCGCGCCGGTGCCGGTCCCGCCCCTGACACGGGACACGGACAGCGGCCGCGGAACGCGCGCTCAACTGCCCGGTGGCGCATGGCTCTACGCGAAGATCTACCTGCCCCGGGCCCGCCAGACGGAGGTGCTGGCCCGTCATCTCGCACCGCTGACCGACCCCGGCCTGCTCAGCAGAGCGGGGGCCGACCTGTGGTTCTTCCTCCGCTACGAGGATCCGGCTCCCCACATCCGGCTGCGCTTCCACGGCAAGCCGGAATCCCTGTGGCCGGTGCTGCTGCCCGAGCTCCACTCCTGGGCGCAGGCGCGCACGGAGGCGGGGCTGCTCGCCAAGGTGGTCCTGGACACCTATGAGCCCGAGACCGAGCGGTACGGCGGCCCGGCCGCGCTCGGTCACGCCGAGCGCTTCTTCCACGCCGACAGCGAATCCGCCGTCACTCTGCTGGCCATGTCACCCGACCAACTGGGCAACCCGACGCTGCCGGCCGCGCTGGGCATCCTCGACATCCTCACCCACCTCGGGTCCCCGGACCAGGCGCTCGGCTGGCTCAGCACCCCCTCGGTCCTGGCGCATCGCAAGGACGTACCGCGGGCCCGGAAGCAGGCTCTCGCCGCACTGCTGGACCCGCACGGCAGGCCCGGGCCGCCGGCCGCCGCGGACGGCTGGGGCGTCGGGTGGCGCACCCGCGGCCCGGCGCTGGCCGGTCTGCGCGACGTGCTTCTCTCCGGTGAAGGGGACGGGGACGGGGACCGCACGGGCCGGATCGCCCTGAGCCTGACGCATCTGCACTGCAACCGGCTGTTCGGCCCCCGCCCCGAACAGGAACTGTCGGCCCATGCGACGGCCCGTGAAGCGCTCGCCCTGTGGCTCGGCCGGAAGCGGAACAACCGATGA
- a CDS encoding UDP-N-acetylmuramate dehydrogenase, with protein MFGASVRYRSGSVVITMDSVPPITPAGRAGSSPVAALRPRNGSQEKQEHMRVTHEAPLAPMTTLGIGGPAAALIELYDSADFPEFVALAGVFPGEPVCLGEGSNVLVGDAGCDSAVLRMSTKGIRMAGSTADGRVLVEVQAGHPLGDLVDATVAEGLTGMEMLVGIPGTAGATPVQNVGAYGQETADTLVEVTAWDWTLRRKVTMDAAACGLGHRTSVFKRSRRWTVLSLVFALRRSALSAPVTYRTVAAELDVPVGSRLPLDEVARAVLTVRKSKGMVLGCSGTDDRSVGSVFLSPEISPAQADDLRARHAPVNRFPDGSIRVSASWLIRQAGFELGRPIVTGVRVSSLHYTLVAEEGASAAGFTRAIDIVFQEVLRRTGVRLTSEVDFL; from the coding sequence ATGTTCGGCGCATCGGTGCGGTACCGGTCCGGCTCCGTTGTGATCACCATGGACAGCGTCCCGCCGATCACCCCGGCCGGCCGGGCCGGTTCCTCGCCCGTGGCGGCCCTCCGGCCCCGGAACGGCAGCCAGGAGAAACAGGAACACATGCGCGTCACCCACGAGGCACCGCTCGCGCCGATGACCACGCTGGGCATCGGCGGGCCGGCGGCGGCCCTCATCGAGCTGTACGACTCCGCGGACTTCCCCGAGTTCGTGGCACTGGCCGGCGTCTTCCCCGGCGAGCCCGTCTGCCTGGGCGAAGGAAGCAATGTCCTGGTCGGCGACGCCGGATGCGACAGCGCCGTGCTGCGGATGAGCACCAAGGGCATACGCATGGCGGGGAGCACCGCCGACGGGCGGGTGCTGGTCGAGGTCCAGGCCGGTCATCCGCTCGGGGATCTGGTCGACGCCACCGTCGCCGAGGGCCTGACCGGCATGGAGATGCTGGTGGGCATCCCCGGGACCGCCGGCGCCACCCCCGTCCAGAATGTCGGCGCATACGGTCAGGAGACCGCCGACACCCTGGTGGAAGTGACGGCATGGGACTGGACGTTGCGCCGCAAGGTGACCATGGATGCCGCGGCCTGCGGCCTGGGCCACCGCACCAGCGTCTTCAAACGCTCCCGCCGCTGGACCGTGCTGAGCCTGGTCTTTGCGCTGCGCCGGTCCGCGCTGAGCGCGCCGGTCACCTACCGGACGGTCGCCGCCGAACTCGATGTACCGGTCGGGAGCAGGCTGCCGCTGGACGAGGTGGCCCGGGCGGTGCTCACCGTCCGCAAGAGCAAGGGCATGGTGCTGGGGTGCAGTGGCACCGACGACCGCTCGGTCGGCAGCGTGTTCCTCAGCCCCGAGATCTCCCCCGCCCAGGCCGACGACCTGCGGGCGCGCCATGCACCGGTGAACCGCTTCCCCGACGGCTCGATACGCGTCAGCGCGAGCTGGCTCATCCGGCAGGCCGGATTCGAGCTGGGCCGGCCGATCGTCACCGGCGTACGGGTTTCCTCCCTGCACTACACCCTCGTGGCCGAGGAGGGCGCGAGCGCCGCCGGTTTCACCCGGGCCATCGACATCGTGTTCCAGGAGGTTCTGCGCCGTACCGGAGTGCGGCTCACCTCCGAAGTCGACTTCCTCTGA
- a CDS encoding NAD(P)-dependent oxidoreductase codes for MTTSPESSSTASPHPVRNVLAVISPHVGGRAAGAALAGLFPQQARVTIVETTDEDPAALREAHVLITGLGPVTAGHLAAAPDLELVQCASHGFDYIDLEAARQRGIPVCNIGSSGAEKQNVAEQTFALMLALAKQLVAAHTALTEADWALPRLQQSITELSGKTLGIIGLGHIGEEVARRALAFDMDIVYTGPKPVAPETAARLGGARHLGLDELLRTSDYITLHAPLTERTRHLLDAERLALLKPTAFVINTARGALIDQDALADALAAGTLAGAGIDVFDPEPPTAALRLLKAPNVVLSPHVAGVTRETLVRIALAAVQNVLGHLEGKPLRDIVS; via the coding sequence ATGACCACCTCGCCGGAGTCGTCCTCCACCGCCTCGCCGCACCCCGTGCGCAACGTCCTCGCGGTCATCTCGCCGCATGTCGGCGGCCGCGCCGCCGGAGCCGCGCTGGCCGGCCTCTTCCCCCAGCAGGCCCGGGTCACCATCGTCGAGACGACGGACGAGGACCCGGCGGCGCTGCGCGAGGCCCATGTCCTGATCACCGGCCTGGGCCCGGTCACCGCCGGACATCTCGCCGCGGCGCCGGACCTGGAGCTCGTCCAGTGCGCCAGCCACGGCTTCGACTACATCGACCTGGAGGCGGCCCGCCAACGGGGGATCCCGGTCTGCAACATCGGCTCCAGCGGCGCGGAGAAGCAGAACGTCGCCGAGCAGACCTTCGCCCTGATGCTCGCCCTGGCCAAGCAGTTGGTCGCGGCCCATACGGCGCTCACCGAGGCCGACTGGGCGCTGCCGCGCCTGCAGCAGTCCATCACCGAGCTGTCCGGCAAGACCCTCGGCATCATCGGCCTCGGCCACATCGGCGAGGAAGTCGCCCGCCGCGCCCTCGCGTTCGACATGGACATCGTCTACACCGGGCCGAAGCCGGTCGCCCCGGAGACCGCGGCCCGCCTCGGCGGCGCCCGTCATCTCGGTCTCGACGAACTGCTGCGCACCTCCGACTACATCACCCTGCACGCCCCGCTCACCGAGCGGACCCGCCATCTGCTCGACGCGGAGCGCCTGGCGCTCCTCAAGCCCACCGCCTTTGTGATCAACACCGCCCGTGGCGCCCTGATCGACCAGGACGCTCTCGCGGACGCCCTGGCAGCCGGCACCCTCGCCGGCGCCGGCATCGACGTCTTCGACCCCGAACCGCCCACGGCGGCCCTGCGCCTGCTCAAGGCCCCGAACGTGGTGCTCTCCCCGCACGTCGCGGGGGTCACCCGCGAGACGCTGGTCCGCATCGCGCTGGCCGCCGTACAGAATGTCCTCGGCCACCTGGAGGGCAAGCCGCTGCGGGACATCGTCTCGTAA
- a CDS encoding lactate 2-monooxygenase, with protein MAKHWADFQYEIYLHGMTGAVPRLPTDLTRLEELAERRLGPGPVGYVAGSAGTGSTADANRAALHRHRIVPRMLREVHERDLSVEVCGRALPAPLALAPVGVLSIMHPDAEPGAARAAAAQGVPYILSSASSTPMEEVAEAMGDGERWFQLYWAKDREVTRSFLHRAKAAGYTALFVTLDTPLLAWRPRDLDQAYLPFLHGVGTANYFTDPAFRAGLAKPVHEDPNAAVMHFLGMFADPAKTWPDLAFLRENWDGPIVLKGILHPQDALQAAEAGMDGVVVSNHGGRQVAGSIAAADALPRVVEAAADRLTVLFDSGIRTGDDIFKALALGAKSVLVGRPYAYGLGLDGQAGVEHVIRCLLAELDLTLALSGHSRPATLTADDLTKESA; from the coding sequence ATGGCGAAGCACTGGGCGGACTTCCAGTACGAGATCTATCTCCACGGCATGACCGGCGCCGTACCGCGGCTGCCGACCGATCTGACGCGGCTGGAGGAGCTTGCCGAGCGGCGCCTGGGTCCCGGCCCGGTCGGCTATGTGGCGGGCAGCGCGGGCACCGGCAGCACCGCCGACGCCAACCGGGCGGCGCTGCACCGTCACCGGATCGTCCCGCGGATGCTGCGCGAGGTGCACGAACGCGATCTGTCCGTGGAGGTGTGCGGGCGGGCGCTGCCCGCGCCGCTCGCGCTGGCGCCGGTGGGCGTGCTGTCGATCATGCATCCCGACGCCGAGCCCGGCGCCGCCCGTGCCGCCGCGGCCCAGGGTGTGCCGTACATCCTGTCCTCCGCCTCCAGCACCCCCATGGAAGAGGTCGCCGAGGCGATGGGCGACGGGGAACGGTGGTTCCAGCTCTACTGGGCCAAGGACCGCGAGGTCACCAGGAGCTTTCTGCACCGGGCGAAGGCGGCCGGATACACCGCCCTGTTCGTCACCCTCGACACCCCGCTCCTCGCCTGGCGGCCGCGCGATCTCGATCAGGCGTACCTGCCGTTCCTGCACGGCGTGGGCACCGCCAACTACTTCACCGATCCCGCGTTCCGTGCGGGGCTCGCCAAGCCGGTGCACGAGGACCCGAACGCGGCGGTGATGCACTTCCTGGGGATGTTCGCCGACCCCGCCAAGACCTGGCCGGACCTGGCGTTCCTGCGGGAGAACTGGGACGGCCCGATCGTGCTCAAGGGCATCCTGCACCCCCAGGACGCCCTGCAGGCCGCCGAGGCCGGGATGGACGGTGTGGTCGTCTCCAACCACGGCGGCCGCCAGGTGGCGGGCTCCATCGCCGCCGCCGACGCGCTGCCCCGCGTGGTGGAGGCCGCGGCCGACCGGCTCACCGTGCTCTTCGACAGCGGCATCCGCACGGGTGACGACATCTTCAAGGCGCTGGCCCTGGGCGCGAAATCGGTGCTGGTGGGCCGCCCGTACGCCTATGGGCTCGGCCTCGACGGACAGGCGGGCGTCGAGCACGTCATCCGCTGCCTGCTCGCCGAACTCGACCTGACCCTCGCCCTGTCCGGGCACTCCCGCCCGGCCACGCTGACCGCCGACGACCTCACCAAGGAATCCGCATGA
- a CDS encoding helix-turn-helix domain-containing protein, which translates to MKERERIRQRLIADPRVVAAIVTAVREQVPAYAALDDGRLHEVRAIAAWALDRLLHLWATDGALTPADLRRFRGIAAARAADGRPVQAVLRAYRVAATVLTDEIAAATPPPGAPDAFALARMALTTLDTLSEEMATAYTATSEDLTADRDRALRLLLDDLIAGRHASIGALTDRAARLGRQLPDPYCLLVAEPTGADGAGVTQETATGLLSSLGGDGGHGGGLTPLVTVRGSRAVLLLPAAAGAAAPRALGERGLRGCAISGESLDRIAVAYRLAADALDTAPAHAHHPERVLTDGDAQVLALLGGRPATTPEQISRLILGPLLQPGRRHLMDALTTYLDTGSANAAARRLGLHPQSLRYRLRRIGDLTTREPRDPWQRLTLDIARTIAH; encoded by the coding sequence ATGAAGGAACGGGAGCGCATCCGGCAGCGGCTGATCGCCGACCCCAGGGTGGTCGCGGCGATCGTCACCGCCGTGCGCGAGCAGGTCCCGGCCTATGCCGCCCTCGATGACGGCCGCCTCCACGAGGTGCGGGCCATCGCCGCCTGGGCGCTGGACCGGCTGCTCCACCTCTGGGCCACCGACGGCGCCCTCACCCCCGCAGACCTGCGCCGGTTCCGCGGGATCGCTGCGGCGCGGGCCGCGGACGGCCGCCCGGTGCAGGCGGTCTTGAGGGCCTACCGGGTCGCGGCGACGGTGCTGACGGACGAGATCGCGGCCGCGACGCCCCCGCCGGGCGCACCGGACGCCTTCGCCCTGGCCCGGATGGCGCTGACCACCCTCGACACCCTCTCCGAGGAGATGGCCACCGCCTACACCGCCACCAGCGAAGATCTCACCGCGGACCGCGACCGGGCACTGCGGCTGCTCCTCGACGACCTGATCGCGGGACGGCACGCCTCCATCGGCGCGCTGACCGACCGCGCCGCCCGGCTGGGCAGACAACTCCCGGACCCCTACTGCCTGCTGGTGGCCGAGCCGACCGGTGCGGACGGCGCGGGCGTGACACAGGAGACGGCCACCGGGCTGCTGTCCTCGCTCGGCGGCGACGGCGGCCACGGCGGCGGTCTCACCCCGCTGGTGACGGTCCGGGGCTCGCGCGCCGTCCTGCTGCTGCCCGCCGCGGCCGGCGCGGCCGCGCCCCGGGCCCTGGGGGAACGGGGCCTGCGGGGCTGTGCCATCTCGGGGGAGAGCCTGGACCGGATCGCGGTCGCCTACCGCCTCGCGGCCGACGCGCTGGACACGGCACCCGCGCACGCCCACCACCCCGAGCGGGTCCTGACGGACGGCGATGCCCAGGTGCTGGCGCTCCTCGGCGGACGCCCCGCCACCACTCCCGAGCAGATCAGCCGGCTGATCCTCGGGCCTCTCCTCCAGCCCGGCCGGCGGCACCTCATGGACGCGCTCACCACCTACCTCGACACGGGCTCGGCGAATGCCGCCGCCCGACGGCTCGGCCTGCACCCCCAGTCGCTGCGTTACCGGCTGCGCCGGATCGGCGACCTCACCACGCGGGAACCGCGCGACCCCTGGCAGCGGCTCACCCTGGACATCGCCCGGACGATCGCGCACTGA
- a CDS encoding MarR family winged helix-turn-helix transcriptional regulator: MAKRKLTQAEMPVADHAFYGLVWAGTVLTERVDRALVKAHDLPVSWFEVMLWLASSPDPVPASVLGNSTMLSRSQVSRVVDALRSRGLVTRTPAAHDARSVEVSLTPEGRRLFEEADATRRSCLAPVFTDLLDQDDLEALSTVWRKLKANKDG, translated from the coding sequence ATGGCGAAAAGGAAGCTCACCCAGGCCGAGATGCCGGTGGCCGACCATGCTTTCTACGGGCTGGTCTGGGCCGGCACCGTCCTGACCGAACGCGTGGACCGTGCGCTGGTCAAGGCCCACGATCTGCCGGTCTCCTGGTTCGAGGTGATGCTCTGGCTCGCCTCCAGCCCGGACCCGGTCCCGGCCTCCGTGCTCGGCAACAGCACCATGCTCAGCCGCAGCCAGGTCTCCCGTGTCGTGGACGCCCTCCGGAGCCGCGGCCTGGTCACCCGCACCCCCGCCGCGCATGACGCACGTTCCGTCGAGGTGTCCCTCACTCCGGAGGGCCGCCGGCTCTTCGAAGAGGCCGACGCCACCCGCCGCTCCTGCCTTGCCCCGGTGTTCACCGACCTCCTCGACCAGGACGACCTCGAAGCGCTGAGCACGGTGTGGCGGAAGCTGAAGGCCAACAAGGACGGCTGA
- a CDS encoding SDR family NAD(P)-dependent oxidoreductase has protein sequence MSSKVVLITGTSSGIGLAAAVAAAQAGWRVVATLRDTGRAGALRKAATEAGVELEVRQLDVTDEASVAAAVDGVIADHGRLDAVINNAGAGHLGTLENESVAEVRTVMEVNFFGVLTVSKAALPHLRASGGRLITVTSVGGVIGQPFNEAYCAAKFAVEGYMESLAPVAAKAGVTVSVVEPGAVATEFVNNIGVDREGEVAAAGPYADALQAYLDRTVAQFAGSAQTPAEAAEAVLEALTADRPAFRIQTSDWARGFTGTKLADLDGSAVLGLTGSWVG, from the coding sequence ATGTCTTCCAAGGTTGTTCTGATCACCGGCACGTCCTCCGGCATCGGCCTGGCCGCCGCCGTCGCCGCGGCGCAGGCCGGCTGGCGGGTCGTGGCGACGCTGCGCGACACCGGCCGTGCCGGTGCCCTGCGCAAGGCGGCCACGGAAGCGGGGGTGGAGCTCGAGGTGCGGCAGCTCGATGTCACCGACGAGGCGTCCGTCGCCGCCGCGGTCGACGGGGTGATCGCCGATCACGGCCGGCTGGACGCGGTGATCAACAACGCGGGCGCCGGACACCTCGGCACGCTGGAGAACGAGTCCGTCGCCGAGGTGCGCACGGTGATGGAGGTCAACTTCTTCGGCGTGCTGACGGTCTCGAAGGCGGCGCTGCCTCATCTGCGCGCCTCCGGGGGCCGTCTGATCACCGTTACCAGCGTCGGCGGGGTCATCGGCCAGCCCTTCAACGAGGCCTACTGCGCCGCCAAGTTCGCCGTCGAGGGCTACATGGAGAGCCTGGCGCCGGTGGCCGCGAAGGCCGGGGTGACGGTCTCCGTCGTGGAGCCCGGCGCGGTGGCGACCGAGTTCGTCAACAACATCGGGGTCGACCGGGAGGGGGAGGTCGCCGCCGCGGGCCCCTACGCGGACGCGCTGCAGGCCTACCTGGACCGCACCGTCGCGCAGTTCGCCGGCAGTGCGCAGACCCCGGCCGAGGCTGCCGAGGCCGTGCTGGAAGCGCTCACCGCGGACCGGCCCGCGTTCCGTATCCAGACGTCGGACTGGGCGCGCGGCTTCACCGGCACCAAGCTCGCCGACCTGGACGGCTCGGCGGTGCTCGGCCTCACCGGCAGCTGGGTTGGCTGA